The window cttttaatGCCGTCGCGACCGACCgcttctataaatataattcacaaaaagtttaaaataaatgagattgatttaaaatgtaatcaaatgTGATGTATGTGCAACAAAAAAATCgtcttttgttataaataaaaatgttttggttATAACTGTAAAAAGTATGGAATattcttagttttatttattaaaattttaccggctttcataaaacaaagtatatttacGCAATTTTGGGTGTAACGGGTTGTTAATCtatgatttcatttataaaaatatttgaatttcagtttcagttctttaaaattttattattgatgattttttgcaaaaacagttctttagtgtttattttattctgtattcttttatagtaacataataaatatacttaggaAGATATTTTGAATATAGGTGCACCTTAAAATAACTTGGTGCATCCCCGTTCCACAAAGGGAAAAGGAGTCtcacataataaatttaaaaataagttgctAGACATTTCTATCATGGcgtatactaattttattaatatatgactctgattatattaatattgggtCTGTTCCCACTCTAGAATTGCATAGCACCCACAAACAACATATCCAGCCAGTCtacaattaatataagtttttaaacaaacaaaagtatCAAATCTGCAGTACATGGAAaaagtcattttatatttttactctaGAATATTTCTCCCTGGAGAGATATTAGCTACATCCATCACAAAGAGTATAACTTTGATACAAATTTTTAGCacacataaaattatgtagTCTGTTTGTTAATGATAACATTACAATGGATGAGTCAATGTAGATACTTTATCTAGTGTTTAATAATCTAGAACAGCTTTATGATTTTAAGATAGGTTGCAGAGAGctgtgttaaaataaatgttttcattcttaaatatatttctagtaatgtgaaattataaaatattgcaataattgtttttgtaatgatttttttattcacttaaacCACATTTTTTGGAATGCTATTCTATAAACCAGCTTGTACCAGGAACTTTCATGTTAATATTGTTTGCTACAGAAACATTGTTTTTCCAAATAGATACAGCCATGGAGGACTTAATCGAGCTCATAGCAAATGCACTCAGCATGTTAACGATAATGTCATGTCTGTTTTTAAAAGTGCCGCAGATTATGTATATAAGGGAGAAACAGTCTGCAGAAGGTATTTTCATCCAGGCCATGCTTATGGAAATAACTGGGTAAGTTATAAAGGTAatcagtgtattttttttagaaaaggtATAAAAATTCTATAGTTTATACTGTAAAATAGCCATAAAAACCTAAAATGTTTTGGAAGATGGTATGTCCTctggaaatacattttttaaatgtttataatattaggtaatttGGTAACAATTgcttttattgtaaagtataattaaaataaaattttattaaatgtaagttCATTTAGTTTGAGTTTTATGGACTTATATTTATCAGAATGTAGCTGAAATAATCTTGTATTTAAGTTATGAATTTTTTGCTACTTAACAAACAACATACTCGCAAGAATAgtacaaaagaaatataaatgatgaaTGTAACATGGAATAATGTTTGCTGACAATATTTCCTGGTcccaaaatttaaatttattttattgttcactATCTTCTAATGTCATCAAACTATGGTTGGCTTTTGTGGGAtagaccatttttttttctttgaataaatatgatgttatctaagtatatatttgtatatgatGTCACACTTACATGaactattttaaacaatataaaattattttttatatgttacataAGTACcgcaacacaaaatatttttttaatgataagaAAAGTAAGTTAAATTCTCCAACATTCACGACCATGTTTACTTAACTTGTGCTATTATAATTTGTCTTGgctattatataacatataggtttttaatataattcttatttatataatggtATGTACATTATTGTATAGTTTGCATaatgcattttaataaagatttacaggttcctttaaaatatatgtgtttATTAATACATCTTATTATCAAGTCTGTTGCGatagcaaatatttttgtttctatatgaTCTGTCATTgaagttgaataaaaatatttggtaaatcTTTTTAGGTTCTCGATAATGACGCTATAcaactatacaaataaatatggaataatgACGTACATGGAATACccaataatattgtttcaagtgtatgtaatgttttattatgtgcTGAAATTCAAAAACATGCTCAGTATGCCAATGGTGCCTGTTTTGACGACTGCGTATTTTGCAACCGTGCTCGGATTTGTGCTGGACCTTCTACCAAAACAGTTACTGTCTTACATGGTGGTGAgtgataatttagttttaatattttcagcCGATTTTGGACTGTTAAGTGTAACCCccatattcatagacgttatttatctaaagacggagcattgctgtgataacaagtctgttttcagtgctgacggcatggcagccttcgcagtgcgtacacatagggccgttgtgattggctaatattgagatacaacttgaatctaattggctgtcagataaacaaagctgagaaacagacttgttatcacagcaatgctccatccttagataaataacgtctatgaataagggggtaagtctttTACAAACTAATATCCCACGGTCGAATACGATCTAGTCAGCGAgtaggaaaataatattatggctGGTTTCAAGGTTGCAGTGACTTGCGATGttgtaaatagaatttaataaaaaggcGCGCTTTGGAAAAGCCCTCGCTGCGCTTGGCACAGGAGGAAGATTAGATTTCCTTTCACGCCTCTGTCGAACGGcggttatgatttttatatcaatCGGTAGCCGCAATACCGACGGGATTGTGAGTTGTAATAATAGTTAAATACCGGACATGTTTATCGTTATAAAATAAGATCACTCTATAAACCAGTGGTACAGTACATACTATGTGAAATCAGGAAGTTTTAAACTATGTCATTTGCTCGGCCCGATCTACGGGGGGACGAGTAGCACACTatactatttgtttttatgttatgtacttatatatagtCCTAGACAAGTTACATATTtgtggtttttaatattatatttctttttattctttatcAAATCTGTCCAAAtatgaaatatcatttttatttatttattttttttattttacatatttgttaaaaacttaCACAGCATATTCTTCTAACTAATGCAATCATAAACTCAGTGAGTTTTTCCGTGCATCATTATCACAATCATTgacagtaatatatttttataattgttgtgtACAAGGTAGATCATTGAAACAGTAAATCTACAGGTTCACTCAAAAATACGAACATCGAACTTGCGTCAATTTACTCGGTTCCGACAATTTAATTAGCAACAATTTGTAGATATCGATACAGTTGTGTAAATCTTATGTGAAAAGTATGATGCTATCATTCcgtaaacaaagaaattaaacatCTCAGTCATCAATTAACGGAttgttaatgaaaatttagATTCTTTACCGTAGGAACTAATGTCACGGAATTTGCAACTTTTCAATAGCGAAATACTAACAACCGATTTGTTAGTAACAGTTAGTTT of the Manduca sexta isolate Smith_Timp_Sample1 chromosome 27, JHU_Msex_v1.0, whole genome shotgun sequence genome contains:
- the LOC115439911 gene encoding solute carrier family 66 member 3, whose product is MEDLIELIANALSMLTIMSCLFLKVPQIMYIREKQSAEGIFIQAMLMEITGFSIMTLYNYTNKYGIMTYMEYPIILFQVYVMFYYVLKFKNMLSMPMVPVLTTAYFATVLGFVLDLLPKQLLSYMVPFCTPLSGFAKVTYIYGIIQAANADAVSPTTWIISVLTNLARVFTVYVDSADGKLIANFVISTLLSSGVLFTALYYQRKTASPPRRRRRTSSHDD